Part of the Candidatus Methylomirabilota bacterium genome is shown below.
GGCAGTAACCCTGTCAGAAGAAAGGGTGTGTAGTTCTCCATCCCGTTCCGCATGTACACGGAAAAGACCAGCCCATAGGTCGCCATCAGGAGTAAGGGGTTGAGGAATGTCCAGAGAAAGCCCAGGACAGATCCCCGGTAGCGAACCTTCAGATCCCGAACCACCAGGCTCTGGATCAGAACGCGGTAGGCATGCAGCTCTCTGAGGTGGGCAATAACGATTTTTCTTCCAGGCAAGGGCTCACTGCGAGAGCAGCGTCACAGACACTGCAGCCAGGTTGGTGATCCAATGTTGGCGGTCCATGGGATCGGTTCCAGGATCGACGCCAAGGGCGAAGAAGGTATACGTGCCGAGAGGAAAACTATCCGGGATCTGCACCGAGAGGACCTGGCCGCCAACGTCCACGACCTTTGCGGAGGAGACGACTGGAGTTGGGGTCGCGCTAAAGGTCTGCAAGCCCGGTCCGGCGAAGAAGATAGTGCCATCGGGCACCTGGACCCCGAACCAGAAGTCGATAACTTTTGGATCACGGCCGGCTTGAATCGCCACAGCAACTGCTAAGGTCTCGCCGGGGGTAAAACGAGGCTGGTTGGTTGAAAGCACGATTCGTGGTGTCGCCGGCTTGACAGCAGAGGCGGCGTCAAGCTTGCCGAACCCCCATTTTGCATTCGGGACTCGCCCTGTGAAGAAATCGGTCCGGCTCGAAGAGGTCAGGATCCCACGAGCCAGATCGGCGTCGAGGCGCGGGTTCTTTTGGAAGAGGAGCGCCACCGCCCCGGCCACATGGGGGGCAGAGAAACTTGTCCCCTGACCGATGGCGTGAAGGCCGTCGTGGAGAACAAAGCGCTGGTCAGGAAAGATACTGGTGTCCCCGGGGGCGCCTGGATCAGTATCCTCCGAAAGGGCGGAGCCGATAACACGCCCGGGGGCCGTCAGCTCCGGCTTGATCCGTCCATCTCGGCTGGGCCCGGGACTTGAGAAGAAGGCCAAGTCTCCAATAGAGCTATTGGTGATCAGAGACCACGTCCTCCCGAGGGTGTCTGTCCACTGGTTCTTCGTCACATGGGCACCGACGGTGACGGCGTGGCGCGCTGTTCCCGGGATACCAACCACGCTCGTCAGATCCACGTGATCACTGAAGGTCGCATCGCCATCAATCCAGCCATCAAAGCGGCCGCTCACCACAGCCTGTCCAGAGATGGTGATCGTGAAAAAGGGCGCCCTGCTTGTCACGAACAGTAACTCCTTGCTCCCGTTCACCGGATTGAGCACCACCTGATCGCTGATATCCTCAGGGGCGAGACCACCTCCCTCGATCACCGCAGTGAACGTGTCGCGACCATCGAACCAGAAGTCGAAGATGGAAGCCGCCGATTCAAACTGAGAGACTTTGATGGTCACACTCTGATTAGGGGCGCCTGCCGGACCAAAAGAGCCTTTGGCATGGATCGGATTACCCCCATCGTTTCCAGCCGCGACGGCGACAGCCTTTCCAGGCTTTCCAGGACCAACAAGGCTGTCGATGGCCAACTCGTCCAGATCTGTCCCATCGTGAGCTCCCACCTGGGTACCCAGGCTCAGATTGATGACATAGGGGCGTCCCATCTCCGCCGCCTTCTGGTCGATGAACTGGAAGGCCTGCACCAGGTCGACATCGGCGTCCAGGAACTCACATGTGGGGCCGAAGACCCGGACGGCCACAATGTCCGCCTCCGGGGCCATTCCAATGAAGGTCGCCGCGGAAAATGCCGATTGACTTACCCCGCCATTTCCGGCGGCCACACCAGTGACATGGGTGCCGTGGCCGCATTCATCGCGCACACTGACCTTGCCACGCCCTTTAAGGGCCGCATTGATCTGGCTCTCTGTGTACACGGTCCCCGCGCCTCCCAAGGGTGGCGGAGAACCAATCGTTCCTTGCGATTCCTCAAAGCTCCGATCAGAGGGGTCCCAGAGGAATTTGATTCGCGTTGAACCGTCCCGGCGCCGGAAATCCGGATGACGCCAATCGAGTCCGGAATCGATGATCCCGACGACAACTCCCTTCCCTGTTATGCCGCTGAAGGTTCCAAACAACCCGCGGCTCCTGAGCTGATTCGCCCGGGTGTCCGGGACGCTGCGATCCAGGACAGGTCGATATCGCGTCGCCCCTTCGACATACACAACGTCCGGCAAGCCGGCGAGGGACTCCAGCCGATCAAGGGGAACAGCGGTAGAAACGACATGTCCGATGTGACCCTTAATGGCAAACCCAGCCTCCTCCAGTTGCGCCGTTCCTCCTTCCCGCATCAGAACGAGGGCACGCACAGCCGCCCGAGGCTTTCCTGGATCAAGGCCGAAGTGCCTGGCGAGAGCCTGAAGCCCTGGACCATGAGGAATCGAGGCCTCCCGTCGAATCAACTCGAGCCCCGCCCCTATCGTCCCACCCCAAGCCTGAATCGGGAAGGAACCACCCAAAACAATCAGGAGCATGCCGAGGCAAACAGCGTAAAGGTACCGCTCATTCGTAGTCGGTTGTCCTGGCATCCCAATGACCCGTCCAGTATCACGCACACGATCACCTGGCAGGGCCGAACTCTACGGGAGGCGGCGTGATCCGGAATAGCTCGGGAAGGTCGATGAGAACGACCTCGTTGATTGCGGTTATGGCGGGGATATTAGAAGCCTGAATGCGCCCGCTGACAACGCTGCCGACTATGCCTTGAACCGTCAGTCCCTTTTCCTGCAGCTTCTCCTGAAGGGAAGGCGTGAGGTTTCCCTGGATCAGGATCACGACATTCACGCTTTCGTCCAGCCGGTGCTGGGTCGTGAGCGCCTGAAGCAAAAGGATCAAACCGGACCCGATCTTTGCCGGCTTCAGCGCTATCCACTCAGCGGTCACGGATCCACCCATCACCATTCACTTCCCCTTCTTCTCCGTAGCCTGCTCTTGCAATGCCCGGCCGTGCTGGATCAGGATCTCTCCCATCTTTACCATCAGCTCACCTTCGAGAACCAAGGCACGCCCTGCCGCCTCGGGATCGGCCCAGAAGCCTGCTCGCATCTCCGGACCCAAGAGTTGAAACATCGGATATGCCGCGTCACCGGATTGAGGAGCGCCCTGGCCTTTGGATTTCTGGGCAAGGAGACTCAATAGCGGCCCATAAGCCCCAGCCCCACCTATCCCCTCCAGCATCTTGGGCTTGCCGCCAACCTCGCTCCCCGGTTGAGGCTGCTGCTGGGCCGAAGTGAGATCTGCCGCAGCCAGGACAGCCACAAGAGCCGATACGAACAAAACTCTTTTCATCACGCTCCCCTCCCCGTCCGCATATGCAAAGATCAGAGGGGCCCAGAGTACGGGCCCCTCTCCAAAAGCCGACCTCCCGGAAGACACTACGGAGTAGTGAAAAAGAACGGTGCCTGTATATTGAAGGCGCCAGTGTCCGGGTTGAAAGTGATAAGCTCTGCAAAAAACAAGACATTGTTATTCGGCGCGCGATGCGCGATTACCTGACACCCCGGGCTTGGGCACGGCACAGAGAGGCCGACTCCAGGGGCAGGTGGCGTGACAAATACGCTTCCTAGTGCAGGTAGTAGCACTTGGACGCTGCCTCCAATCGACCCGCCTGAGAAGAAGATCGAATCGACGGTGACAGTTAAGTTGTTTATAGTGGTCAAATTCGAAATAGCCAGCACCCACTGAAATCCGGAAAACCCGTTGAGAGCAATCGGGAAATACTCATATGTGTTATTTGGCGGGAAATCTGCTGGAGTGACGTCTTGAGGTAACATCGGATAATTTGCTGCTAAGGCAGAGTTACAGGGAACCCACAAGAGCGCGGCAAGCAGCACTGCGGTCGTAAACCCCTTTTTCATGGCCCCCTCCTCCATTTATGAGGTTGTTTGAAGTACATGCCTTCCCCTCGTCCCTCTAAGAACCATTCCCATCGCACCGGCATAAGCGTCTCCTCGATACCACCTCCCTTCGATAGCTCACTTGCCCCACCCATTTGAGCCAGCATAGCATCATCAGTAGCCTCTGATTGACGCCATGTCAACAAAAAAAGTCGCCTTTACCTCGCGGGCGCAGGAAGCTTCGGAACCTCCTGAAGCATCCTCAGACCCCCCTCGGTCCTTGCGCCGGCAGCAAGCGATTCTTTGACCGCCCGAAGGGCCTTCAGATTTCCCTGTACTTCGTCGATGTTCTTCTGCATCTGCTCAATAAGGGAACCAAGTTGAGTGATTTTTGCAGTGAGCGGGCTTACGAGGCCTTGGGCATGAACGGGCGCGATCGACAGCCGCCCCAGCACGAATCCCCCCAGGAATACAGCAATAATGAACCCGGCAAGCGTTGTTTTTGAGAAAGGCATGACCGTACCTCCCGGCTGCTAAGGGTTGACCGTGGAACGCTGAGGTACCTCTACCTCCTTCAGGAGTTGCTCATCAATGATCACTTTCTCCCGCTTCCATAATTCCGTTTTCGTCTTTTGTATAAGATCGCCCATGCTATTTTGTAGAAGTTTCGCCTTGATCTGTCCCTCCACTTCTTTCAACCCCTTTCCCTGAAACTCGCCTTGGTGGCCCTCAAAGAACGCCATAACCTCCTTATCGCCGATGGAAACCCCTTGGGCCCGAGACTTCATATACTCCTGCGCCAGGATGTTCGTCCGAGCCTGATTAAGCTTGACCTTCACTGGCGGCGCCTGATCCAGGCCCATTCGGACCGCTTCCCTGGCGAAAAGCCGCTGGTTGATCAGGCCTTCCAGGAGCTTGCGCTTCCTTGCCTCAGCATCACCCTGAGCGCGGAAGGCCGACAGTGCGGGAAGCATCTCCTGAAACTCCTGGAGTGTGATTTTCTCCTCTCCCACTCTTGCTAAAATCTTTTCATCCGCCGCCGCGAATGCTCCGGCTCGCCAGAAGATCAGGAAGGCACCGACTGCTACCACCATACGTTGTTGTCTCATCAGCTCCGCTCCCAAGTACAAGTAAAATACGCTATTACATATAATATATT
Proteins encoded:
- a CDS encoding SurA N-terminal domain-containing protein; protein product: MRQQRMVVAVGAFLIFWRAGAFAAADEKILARVGEEKITLQEFQEMLPALSAFRAQGDAEARKRKLLEGLINQRLFAREAVRMGLDQAPPVKVKLNQARTNILAQEYMKSRAQGVSIGDKEVMAFFEGHQGEFQGKGLKEVEGQIKAKLLQNSMGDLIQKTKTELWKREKVIIDEQLLKEVEVPQRSTVNP
- a CDS encoding S8 family serine peptidase, which produces MRDTGRVIGMPGQPTTNERYLYAVCLGMLLIVLGGSFPIQAWGGTIGAGLELIRREASIPHGPGLQALARHFGLDPGKPRAAVRALVLMREGGTAQLEEAGFAIKGHIGHVVSTAVPLDRLESLAGLPDVVYVEGATRYRPVLDRSVPDTRANQLRSRGLFGTFSGITGKGVVVGIIDSGLDWRHPDFRRRDGSTRIKFLWDPSDRSFEESQGTIGSPPPLGGAGTVYTESQINAALKGRGKVSVRDECGHGTHVTGVAAGNGGVSQSAFSAATFIGMAPEADIVAVRVFGPTCEFLDADVDLVQAFQFIDQKAAEMGRPYVINLSLGTQVGAHDGTDLDELAIDSLVGPGKPGKAVAVAAGNDGGNPIHAKGSFGPAGAPNQSVTIKVSQFESAASIFDFWFDGRDTFTAVIEGGGLAPEDISDQVVLNPVNGSKELLFVTSRAPFFTITISGQAVVSGRFDGWIDGDATFSDHVDLTSVVGIPGTARHAVTVGAHVTKNQWTDTLGRTWSLITNSSIGDLAFFSSPGPSRDGRIKPELTAPGRVIGSALSEDTDPGAPGDTSIFPDQRFVLHDGLHAIGQGTSFSAPHVAGAVALLFQKNPRLDADLARGILTSSSRTDFFTGRVPNAKWGFGKLDAASAVKPATPRIVLSTNQPRFTPGETLAVAVAIQAGRDPKVIDFWFGVQVPDGTIFFAGPGLQTFSATPTPVVSSAKVVDVGGQVLSVQIPDSFPLGTYTFFALGVDPGTDPMDRQHWITNLAAVSVTLLSQ